From the genome of Cololabis saira isolate AMF1-May2022 chromosome 1, fColSai1.1, whole genome shotgun sequence:
CACCCTGGCCCACGTAGTGCTGCCTCTGACCCAGAAGGAGATCGGAGCTGTGGTGTTTAGGGTGCTGCTCTGGACTACGTTGGCCTATGTTCCTTCCATATTTTTCTGGGCTCAGGCCCCGCATAACGCGACTGTGGTCAGGAACAGATATGGAGCCGCAGCGGGGCCGGCAGAGCTGAGGCAGCGTGTACGGGTACTCCAGGCTCGTACTTCGGTGGCGCCCAGCTGGGTGCACAGGACTGGACAGCACCTCCCTATCTCCTCCACTTCCTAATCCACTAATACTGCTGCACCTAGGTTTGTGCACTAGTTCAGggctatttttttccccactaccAACTACACCACCGACTACTATGGCAAGGTGAGCTTGCTTATGATGAGGATGATCGGCGCTATCGACACTCCCTGCACTAGAGGTGCTGCTCCCATCCCCTACATCTCTCATCAGCAGCCCCTGCCCCGGCACCAGCAGCAAACTGTTTTGGCTGTCTATAGAGTTGCGACACCCTCCGATCCCCACGGCCCCTCCACCAGAACCTTCCCCCACGCCCCCACCTACCACCCCCTTTTCTTCATCCAGCAGTAAGCagagctccttcagctccaggttctCCCGGATCACTTCCTCTTGTCGAAGCTCCAGCTCTTTGAGTTTCTGTAGGTAGAGGGTCACCTCTTTGCGCATAATGCTGGCACTGTAACGTCCAAGACGCTGCCACTCCCTGGAGACACGCTTTCCTTTCTGACGGTCGTCATCTAAAAAGCAGCACAAGTCCCGCAGTTCACGATTGTCCTCTTGAAGTTTCTGATTGATGTCCTGGAGAAGCAGAGAAGAACAGGTGGAAAAGAACAATGAGTTAAACTGTTAAAAAGGGTATTGAACCTACAATATGAAACCTTCTCAGGCAAGACATAGCTTAAGTGTTAATAAATTATTTCTCAATTTTCACCtagcattttttttctattaatatgACATCAAATGCACTGCTGCAACATTTGTCCAATCTAGTTTACTGGTGTTTAAGATATTGTTCAAATTCTGTTTGCAGtcataatgaaatgaaataataatccTCTCTGTCTTCCCCACAAAAGAGCAGAGTCATTGTATTCAATGTGAAATACATAATGTTGATTAGAATCCTGTGCCAGATATAGAGGCCACACACAGAAATAAAGCAGGATTAGGGAAGAGAGATGACTCACCCGAGCATTTTGATATAAGCAACACTAAAAACCTCTTCTTCACCTCTCTTTCCTTCTGTAACTCAGCTCACTCTCCCCaattctctctctcctgctcgcTCTCTCCGTTAAAACCCTCCAGCTCTTTTCCTGTGTAATTAGGCCACTTCAATTGGAGGAGGTGACAAGGTTTCCAAGAGAGGCAAATAATCCCAATGTGCTGTGGAAGCTACCTCAGG
Proteins encoded in this window:
- the ccdc85al gene encoding coiled-coil domain containing 85A, like, with the translated sequence MISHRGGGAVQMEKVTPPPAQPQLQLSIAKSESPAEDISGLSDEELLKWTKEDLLRRLRRSEADKMSVILDHGNLIREVNRSLQLHLTEIRGLKDINQKLQEDNRELRDLCCFLDDDRQKGKRVSREWQRLGRYSASIMRKEVTLYLQKLKELELRQEEVIRENLELKELCLLLDEEKGVVGGGVGEGSGGGAVGIGGCRNSIDSQNSLLLVPGQGLLMRDVGDGSSTSSAGSVDSADHPHHKQAHLAIVVGGVVGSGEKNSPELVHKPRCSSISGLGSGGDREVLSSPVHPAGRHRSTSLEYPYTLPQLCRPRCGSISVPDHSRVMRGLSPEKYGRNIGQRSPEQHPKHHSSDLLLGQRQHYVGQGGSGELYQRHQRSSISSMGCGSPEPRHVHLGTGEHHEKGCIIQGGSPETHRHQYSLSPDQVKFGSPVRESQRRLAGEELSPHHRSIYNGMNALISASCCTNNCRNVKLWDSFDTSS